ACAGAAACATGCATAAGCTATCACAATCCAGATACAGTCAAGTATGAAGTCAGGGCCAATTGCTAGttctattttaaattcaaaGTCTCAGAATTCCTAGACCTCACATCAAAATTGTGTTTATCAtacttaaactcatttaaaaggttaaaaaaaatgctaacgCAAAATATGGTTGTAATTCATAAAGAACAAGAATTGAAATCCATTGCATTGCAAGAAAACATTTGGtaccaaaaaaaatctaactgttTTTAAATGCTTGTTTCACTTTCACCAGCAAAGAATGAAACTTTTTGCAACATATGATTGGTGAAATATGTTCTGCTCTTGGCAATTCAATTCAAGCTAATATTTGAGATCCTTTACATTATCCCATGTGTGGTTCCCTGTAGAATGAAGGTTGTGAATGTGGGTAAGttacttttcttgtttttaaactTTCAGGAACCAAAGCACAAGAAAAGAttggttttttctcttttctcttttctcttttctttccacCAGCTTCTCAGCTACCAGACAGAAACCAAGGACTGAACTGAAGTGAGACTGACCCAGacattaaaaaggaaaaaaaaaacacacacacacacaagcagAGTTTGAGATTGTTaagtaaaaaaaactaaacagtTTGACCAAAAGAAGAGCATAGTAGAACATAGAAAAATGAACATGCAATGAGTTCAGtttgagagaatgagagagtttTCCTAACCTTTGAAATTGAATTGATGTGAAAAACAGGGGATATGAAGTGAATGTTGGGAGATTCAGAATAGTGATCTATGTTCCGCGCTTCATTGGTGATTGGCCAGGTCGTTTCCTAAACTACAATGCACCTtgagtgagaaaaaataaaaatataaaatataaaactttttgACACTAGGCATTGTAAGTAAAATCTATTAGAAAACTTGGAGAGTAATGATGGCCTGATactctttattatatatactcaTTGTACACATATTGCTACAATaatgaaattatgtttttaaaatacgGTTTCACAATTTTAATGGAAATATGATTGCAAGAGGTATTGTGGAGGAAGTGTGTAATAGAAAATatgtaataagatttttttccttgttataaaaaaataaaaataaaaaacaatgaaagactaagaaaaaacaaaaaataaaaaaccgaCCCAAATGTCAAGCATTTGgttattcaaattaaattttttatatttaaaaacgTATTTAATACAAAGTTATTTATATGTGAAATGAAAAGAATCTATTCCAAAACTCAAAGATTTTCTAATATTCTTTCAAGGAAAATGTTCCAACCtatgaaaatatatttacaCACACGGTAATTAGTAACTTGTATAATGTACATGAAAGTTTAATATAATACGATTTATGATAACTATTAATAGCATTTATTATGATTGGGTTTGtgtatgaaattatatattttactaatcttaaaaaaaaaatgacgtgTTATAATTCTAATAGAAAGTTTATATGTAgaatacaattatatttaataaaaatatcaaattaatgATATGTAAAATAGTAAACTCTCAAAATCTTATATGAATCTATATTCGACTCACATTATTATGGGTCAGGTCAAATTAACTTGACAGAACAAAGCCACACTAGAGCTTgtttaattgaaagataaaatccTTGAACCATCTTGTAGTTTTCACTTCTACATTTATACCTCTTTCGATTCACTAAATTCTTCtacctcacttttttttttttccactttcaACTCCCACTCCACTTTTGACTTATCTAAAGCAATTCATGCGTGTCCAATCTTGATTGCTTTTAGCATGCAATGCGCCTGCTGTGACTTGTAAGGACCTTTTCATTTCTTGATATGTCCACTTGGTGGATTATAGTCATTGTTCTTATCAGGCTGCTAGGATCAATGGAGTGCTCAATTGGAGGCGCATTGTTTATTATTATGCATAACTAGTCTACACACCTTTAAAGAGGTAACCATTGAGTGTTAGGATTGATTGAGCATGATTTTTAGACTTGTAGGAGCTATTTAGAAGAacattttagcaattttttgtgttgtagaagtattttggtaattttggaagATTTTGGTGTATTTGGTAAGTTTGGAGGGTTTTGAGgagattttgatcatttttataaaGTTGAGGGCTATTGCTGTAATTTTGGTCAAGCCAAGAGGCAGTGTGGATAATTTTGCGAAAGGTGCGGGCAATTGTGTAATTTCAAATAGTGGAGTGGACTTTTGTAACTTTCGGAAAAGGTGTTGCATTTCTCTAATTTGGTGAAATTTGAACTTGGGAATGGGATAACCAATTGGGCTGCTCGGGTTCGTGCTTAGTCCATGGGTTTATCAGTTTGGGTTGGTTATAAAATCGGGTTGGGCTaaatatagagttttttttttttttttgagaaacagtcTTAAAGAAAAGCTAAGTTAAAGCagaataaaatgatatataGCATAAATGAACAAGGAGGCTTTTCATACCCTTCGGAACACACTATTTCATTTACTATAAGATGCAAGAAATATGCAGTGTCTTTCTCCCTCATTTGGTTAATCAGGCAACAAGCAAGCACGTCATTCAGACTAGTCACACCTCAATAGTGGAATATGCGCGAGGAACATTGAGGCATTCAATAGGTTGTGTAAGTTAAAGAGAAAGGAATATGCAGTAGAAAAAGAATAGCACCAAATGGTGTACATAAGGCTCTTTATGGCATTTCATGATCATACATTCTAACACAAATCAGTACTTTACCCCACTCCAAAAGATAtcttcactaaaaaaaaaaggggggggccATAGAATGGATCAATTCAATAGAAAACATTAAGAAAAGTAGCAGGATTTGCCAAAACACAACCAGGAcaaaaatacataaacaaaCTTCAAGCAATTAAACAGAATAATTGTGATACATTTCACCAAGTAGAGGGTGTCAGCTCTGCCCAACAGAGTCATGGGCAGAAATTTATTAGGACTATTATGATTCCATTCCAGTGGATACCGCCAAAACCTAAATCTTACATTTTGGCAAGCTTGAACCATTCAGTATGGAAGGATCCCTCCACATCAGTCCTTTCATACGTATGAGCACCAAAATAGTCTCGCTGAGCTTGGACCAGATTAGCTGGCAATCTTGCCCTCCTGTAAGTGTCAAAATAAGCAAGACTGGCAGACATGCCCGGGGTGCTTATACCAGAGTTGATAGCAAGGCATACAACTCTTCGCCAGGCCGACTGTCGCTCGATGATTTCCTTTGCGAACTCTGGATCCACAAGAAGGTTTGCAAGGTCGGGGTTCCTATCATATGCCTTCTTAATTCTATCAAGGAATATGGCTCTGATGATGCACCCCCCCTTCCAAATCCTAGCCAATTCCCCCAACTCCAAGCCCCATCCCTTCTCAATACTCTTTGCACGGATCAGATTCATCCCCTGTGCATAACTACATATCTTGGATGCATAGAGAGCTTGCCTCACATCATTGACCAACTTCTTCTTGTCCACTACTTGGTCGGTCAAGATGTCACCAAAGCCACCTGATTTGAAGACTTCGGCAGCTTTGACCCTTTCCTCCTTTAACCCACTGAGGAACCTTGCATCCAAAGAAGATTCAATTGTGGGAGCTGCAACTGATAGTTCAGCAGCTTGCTGTACAGTCCATTTACCAGTACCCTTCATGCCGGTTTTATCCAGAACCTTGTCAACTAAATATCCCTCACCCTTATCGTCCTTAATTCCAAATATATCTGCAGTGATTTCAATCAAGAAGCTCAGAAGTTCACCCTTGTTCCATTCAGAGAAAACACTTCGTAGTTCCTCATTTGACAACTTTCCAACTGATTTCAATACATCATATGCCTCTGCAATCAGCTGCATATCACCATATTCAATTCCATTATGAATCATCTTTACAAAATTTCCAGATCCACCTTTTCCAATGTAAGTCACACAGGGGCCACTGTCTGAAACTTGAGCAGCCACCTTAAGAAGAATGTCTTCGATATGCTTGTAAGCCTCGAAAGACCCTCCAGGCATCAAAGAGGGTCCATTACGAGCACCCTCCTCGCCACCTGAAACTCCCATTCCAAGATAGAGCAAACCCAGTTCAGCTGCggctttctctctcctctcagtGTTCTCATACCACTCATTACCACCATCAATTATACAATCACCTTTCTCCATGTAAGCAGAGAGGGTCTTTATGGTTTGGTCCACTGGTGCCCCAGCCTTAACAAGCATAATTATGACACGAGGCTTCTGAACTGAGTTTACAAAAGATTCAGGATCATGGAAACCAAATACAGGAAGATTCCCTTCCTTTTTAGCTCGTTCAACAGTCTCATCAACTTTGGAGGTAGTTCGATTGTATACGGAAATAGGGAAGCCTTTCTCAGCAATGTTGAGAGCCAAATTTTGGCCCATGACGGCTAGACCAGCAAGGCCTATTCTTGTAGGCTTGTGGGGTGCAGCCATATTTTTTCCTGCCAAAAATGTGGGATGCCAGTAAGACAAATCCAATATTTTGATTGAAACAAAATGTGATCCAAAAGCATTAAGAAAACACTtgttttgattctttaataAAAGCTGAGAATTACTGTAGTTTATGAAGAATAAAACTCAATAAAATCACATGAACAATGAATCCAGGAATCTCTGAATGAACAGTACAATCCATTTTCTTCAGTAAGTATATgcataagaagaaaagaacagaAACAAATCACATGGCCCTActcaaaacatgaaaagaaacCCATTTGGACATCAATGGAGGAAATTAAAAACTACAAAGGTCAGTCCATCCACCGAGGGAAGCTTACAACAATCAGAAAGGAAATCAAGGACATACAAAGGCCAAAAGCTTTAGCCTAAACTAAAGATATTACATCAGATTTGCCAAGATATTTGGAGTTACAGATTCTGTTGAATTCTTTGTA
This genomic stretch from Castanea sativa cultivar Marrone di Chiusa Pesio chromosome 1, ASM4071231v1 harbors:
- the LOC142621844 gene encoding 6-phosphogluconate dehydrogenase, decarboxylating 2 — translated: MAAPHKPTRIGLAGLAVMGQNLALNIAEKGFPISVYNRTTSKVDETVERAKKEGNLPVFGFHDPESFVNSVQKPRVIIMLVKAGAPVDQTIKTLSAYMEKGDCIIDGGNEWYENTERREKAAAELGLLYLGMGVSGGEEGARNGPSLMPGGSFEAYKHIEDILLKVAAQVSDSGPCVTYIGKGGSGNFVKMIHNGIEYGDMQLIAEAYDVLKSVGKLSNEELRSVFSEWNKGELLSFLIEITADIFGIKDDKGEGYLVDKVLDKTGMKGTGKWTVQQAAELSVAAPTIESSLDARFLSGLKEERVKAAEVFKSGGFGDILTDQVVDKKKLVNDVRQALYASKICSYAQGMNLIRAKSIEKGWGLELGELARIWKGGCIIRAIFLDRIKKAYDRNPDLANLLVDPEFAKEIIERQSAWRRVVCLAINSGISTPGMSASLAYFDTYRRARLPANLVQAQRDYFGAHTYERTDVEGSFHTEWFKLAKM